DNA from Brassica napus cultivar Da-Ae chromosome C4, Da-Ae, whole genome shotgun sequence:
AGGTGGGTGACATTCACAAACAAGGAGGGTGTAGGAATATATGCTTCAACATATGGTAGCTCTTCTCCATTGCAGATGAATGCTAGTTATTACACAACAGGCGAGCTTGATCGTGCAACGCATGAAGAGGATCTTGTCAAAGGACAAAGCATCGAGGTAGTAGTCTAAAATCATCAGTACTTTTAATGAGATTACTTTATGGAGTACTTGAGTACCAACTAGCcttgattgtttgttttttgtttggtgtcTTATTGTGCAGGTGCATCTGGACCATAAACACATGGGGATTGGGGGAGATGATAGCTGGACCCCTTGTGTTCATGATAAGTATCTGATTCCACCAGAACCATACTCATTCTCTATCAGGCTGTGTCCCATTACTGCAGCGGCTTCGGTCTTGGACATGTACAAGGATCAGCTTCCCTGCTAGAATCTCTTCTTGCTTATACAACTAGACTTGAGAGTGTGAGTGAATCATAACTTCTCTGTGATGTTTGTTCTCGACAATAAGTTTTCCAACGTTAATGTTACATACCAAACAGAGATACTTAAGTCATTAGATCCAACTTGGTGTTCTATCTGAAGCCTAAGCACATAGGACACACAAAGTGGGATATTAATGTGGGGGAAAAGTCACTTTAAGATGGGTGCTTTCCCAATAAAAGGGTCCCCTCACCcactttgaaaaataatataataatttcattttcttgCAGAGACTCTTTAACCACATGTGACCCACAAAACTCTTGTCAAAAACCAAAGAAAAgatcttttcctttctttttcacTCATCTTGTTGGTTCCCTCTCACTATACTCCATAGCTAAAAGCTTCTACCTACATCTATAGCGCCTCCACGCGCTTATAATTATTTCCACAGTGGCAAATCCACCCTCTCTCCTCTCATGGCCACCGCATCAACCATCACCCTCCACCATCCCTGACCACTCCTCCTCCTCTGCCGCCGTTGGAATCAGCACTCCAGACTATATGCTAGGCCTAAGAAACATCATCCTCTTACCACCACCGTCTCAGATTACTCACCCCTCGGTGGaagataacaacaacaacaaggcAAGGAACAGTAATGTTGAAGAGAAAGTGTGCAGAGACTGTGGAAACAGAGCGAAGAAAGAGTGTTTGTTCGAAAGGTGTAGAACTTGCTGCAAAAGCAGAGGATACAAATGTGCTACTCACGTGAAGAGCACGTGGATCCCTTCTCATCATCATCgctctccttcttcctcttccgaCAGGAACAGAAATAAAAAGCTCAAAATCGATTCTTCCGACAAACCCAGCGTCCTGATCGTTCCGACAACCACTTCTCGCCGTCAaggtaatgaaaaaaaaaatgaaaatttaaattaaaaaaagaaatgaaaatttaaagaaaaaaaaaaaaacctttttttatCTGTTGATGAAAACATTGTTTGTAGAGAGAAGCTTCAAAGAAGGGTTACCGGGAAAGATCGAAGCTCCGGCCGTTTTCAAACGGACGAGGGTAACAGCGATAAGCAACGAAGAACAATCAGAGATCGGTTATCAAGCGACTGTAACCATACATGGTCATGTCTTCAGAGGCTTTCTTCATTACCATGGTGTTGATCACAACAAAGCCTTTCCATGTCTTTCTAAAAAGTAGGATCTAAAATATGTACTAGAGAGTTTGCTCTGTTTCAAACGTTAGATTAATGTGGGGACGTTACACATTGTGACTCTTTATCTTTACTAGATGGTGTATTGTGTTAGCATGTGAGGTTGTGTGATGGTGGAGCCAACAGAGCTACCGTTGAAGCTAGGGTTCGTTACTACACAGATTATTGTCGTCAGTTAGTACAACAAGGCGTTTCCATGTCTTTCTAAAAAGTTGTAATGAAACATGTTGATAGGATCCTAATGTACTAGAAGGTTTGCTCCGTTTGAACGTTACATTAATGGAGACGGTACACATTGTCTCTATAGTAGTACTAGATGATGTATTGTGTTAGCATGTGAGGTTGTTACCGGGGTCAACAACACCTAACCGACGACAATACTCTGTATAGCAACGAACCCTGCCTTTGATGGTTGCTCTGTTGGCTCCGTCGC
Protein-coding regions in this window:
- the LOC106431378 gene encoding protein SHI RELATED SEQUENCE 6, whose amino-acid sequence is MLGLRNIILLPPPSQITHPSVEDNNNNKARNSNVEEKVCRDCGNRAKKECLFERCRTCCKSRGYKCATHVKSTWIPSHHHRSPSSSSDRNRNKKLKIDSSDKPSVLIVPTTTSRRQERSFKEGLPGKIEAPAVFKRTRVTAISNEEQSEIGYQATVTIHGHVFRGFLHYHGVDHNKAFPCLSKK